CCGCGCGACCTCGGGATCCACCGCGCCGCGCTCCGCCAGGAGGGTCCCGTCGACGCCGAGAACATCCCTCTTCAGAGTGGTTGCGTACGCCGTCACGGAGCCGCGGAAGGTCTTCGAGGCTCCGGGTACGGCAGTGAGCTCGGCGGCCACCAGACCGCCGGTGAGCGATTCGGCGACAGCCAGCGTCTCGCCACGCTCCGCCAGCAGAGCCAGCAGCCGAGCCGCGGTCGTCACCGCGCCTCCAGCGCCGCGGCCCGTTCCGCCGCCAGTCCCCTGCGCCTCAGAACAATCGCCTGTCGCACATAGTCGAGGCCGGTGAGCACCGTCAGCACCACCGCCACTGCCATCACCCAGAAGCGGAGTGTGGCCAGCGCTCCGGTCAGTGCCAGCACATACATTCCGACGGCCGTACCCTGCGCGAGGGTCTTCATTTTGCCACCGCGACTGGCGGGAATTACTCCATGCCGGATCACCCAGAACCGCATCAGGGTGACGCCGAGCTCCCGGAAGAGGATCACTCCGGTCACCCACCACGGCAGATCGCCGAGCGCGGACAGGCAGATGAGCCCGGCCGCCATGATCGCCTTGTCGGCGATCGGGTCGGCGATCTTCCCGAAGTCGGTGACGAGGTTGTACGTCCGCGCCAGGTGGCCGTCGAAGATGTCGGTGATCATGGCGACGGCGAATGCCGCCCACGCCCAGGCCCGCCAGGCCGGGTCGTAGCCGCCGTCCTGGAGCAGCAGCACGACGAAGGCGGGCACGAGCACCAGCCGCACCATCGTGAGGATGTTGGCGATGTTCCAGAGGCTGGCCTGATTCACGGCCGCAGCGCCCAGCTTGCCGCCGGGCGCCGGCCTTTTCGTGCCGCCCCCCGCGGATGCCGGCACTCCGGTCACCTGCCTGCCTCCTCGGGAAGACGTTCGGCCACCAGGTCGACGCCTTCCGTATCCACTGCCTTGGCCATGACGATACGGCCGGGCACAAGCCCCTCGCTCGTGGTGAAGACGACCTGGCCGTCGGTCTCGGGAGCCTGGTGCAGCGCACGGCCGACCGCACCGTCCTCGCCGTCCACCGATTCCACGAGCACTTCGAGCGTCTCCCCGAGACGCTCCTCGGCGCGCTGGGCGGTCAGCTCCTCGGCGAGCCGGGACAGGTGGTCGAGGCGCTCGGCGATGACGTCGGCGTCGAGCTTGTTGTCGTACGAGACCGCCTCGGTGCCGTCCTCGTCGGAGTAGCCGAAGACGCCGATGGCGTCCAGGCGAGCCTCGGTGAGGAAGCGTTCCAGTTCGGCGAAGTCCGCCTCGCTCTCACCGGGGAAGCCGACGATGAAGTTGGACCGCACACCCGCCTGCGGAGCCTTGCCGCGGATGGTCTCGAGCAGTTCCAGGAAGCGCTCGGTGTCGCCGAAGCGCCGCATCGCACGCAGCACGTCGGGCGCGGAGTGCTGGAAGGACAGGTCGAAGTAGGGGGCGATCTTCGGGGTCGAGGTGAGGACGTCGATCAGCCCCGGCCGCATCTCGGCGGGCTGCAGATAGCTGACCCGCACCCGCTCGATGCCGTCGACTTCGGCGAGTTCGGGCAGCAGAGTCTCCAGCAGGCGGATGTCGCCCAGGTCCTTGCCGTAGGAGGTGTTGTTCTCGGAGACGAGCATGACCTCCTTGACGCCCTGCTCGGCCAGCCAGCGCGTCTCACCGAGCACATCGCTCGGCCGCCGCGAGATGAAGGAGCCGCGGAAGGACGGGATGGCGCAGAAGGAGCAGCGCCGGTCGCAGCCGGATGCCAGCTTCACCGAGGCGACGGGGCTGGTGTCGAGCCGTCGGCGCAGCGGGGCGCGCGGCCCGGAGGCGGGCGCGACGCCTGCCGGGAGATCCGCCGGTGCGCCGTGTCCCGGCAGCGCCACATCCGTGCCTGCCTCCTGGCGCTCGACCGGGCTCAGCGGCAGCAGCTTGCGGCGGTCGCGCGGGGTGTGCGAGGCGTGGATGCCGCCGTTCAGGATCGTCTGCAGGCGGTCGGAGATGTCGGCGTAGTCGTCGAAACCGAGCACACCGTCGGCCTCGGGCAGCGCCTCGGCCAGTTCCTTGCCGTACCGCTCGGCCATGCAGCCGACGGCGACCACGGCCTGCGTCCGCCCGTGGTCCTTGAGATCGTTGGCTTCGAGAAGGGCGTCGACGGAGTCCTTCTTGGCGGCCTCGACGAATCCGCAGGTGTTGACGACTGCGACATCCGCGTCGGAGGCTTCCTCGACGAGCTCCCAGCCGTCCGCTGCCAAGCGGCCTGCAAGCTCCTCCGAGTCCACCTCGTTACGGGCGCAGCCAAGAGTGACAAGGGCGACGGTACGGCGTTCGGGCATGGGCTCAAGACTACTTTGTCCTGACCCACGCCCCTGCCCCCAGGGTTATGGGCCTTCGCACGCCTTCTGCGCTAGCCGACCTCAGGGTCGCCCTTGGTGTAGGAGAGCCGCTCGACCTGGCCCGTCTCGAACTCGTCCTCGACCTTCTTGCCGTTCACATACAGCTCGATCGCGCCCGCGTTCCCCAGGATCAGATCGACCCGCTCGTCGTCCTGGAAGGTCTTGGACTCGCCTTTGAGGAGGGTTCCGTCGAAGAGCAGCTTGCCGTTGTGCGACTTGGCGGAGATCCAGCTCTTGTCGTCCAGGACGGAGAGCTTCACCGTCACCTTGTCCTTGGGCACCGCTGCGATGGCACTGTCGGAAGGGGTGGGATCGACGGGCTTGTTCGTGGCGGGCTTGGTCGGAGTGGGCTTCTGCTCGGGAGCCGGCCCCTCCGCCACATGGTTGCCCTTGTCGCCGTCGTCACCGCCGTTGACCAGCGTGAAGCCTACGAAGCCAATCACCGCGACGATCGCGGCGACCATGGCGGCGGTCCAGTTGGGACGGCCGCGTTCGGGACGGATGCGCTCGGCTTCGAAGAGCGGGGCGGCAGGTGTCGGGGCAGGACGGCCGCCATGGTCCGCGTCGTACTGTGCGACGAGCGGCTCGGGATCGAGGCCGACGGCACGCGCGATCGTGCGGATATGACCGCGCGCGTAGACGTCGCCGCCACAGCGGGAGAAGTCGTCCTGCTCGATCGCTTGCACGATCGGGACGCGCACCCGGGTGGAGGAGCTGACCTCGTCGATGGTCAGACCTGCGGCGTTGCGGGCTTGCTGGAGCGCACATCCGATCGAAGGCTGGTCGTCTTCAGCTACGGGTTCGACTGAAGGCCGGTCGTCTTCGGGGGAGTTGCCGATGGACACGGGGGCGCCTTTCGAGCGTGTAGCCACCTGCTGGAGGTTCAGTCTATGGGTGGTACGAAAGGGTGGGGCAACTGGGCGGAGGGACTTTGTACGCCATCAGAATGGTGGGCCATCTCGATGGTGGGACATCCGGCTGTCCCTCCCTCCAACTTGACGTACGACTAAGAGAAACGGTTGCTCTCAGAAGCGTTACGACTCGGACTCCCCGCGAATCACGGCGAGCACTCCATCCAGCTCATCAGGTTTCACCAGAACGTCGCGCGCCTTGGAGCCCTCGCTCGGCCCGACGATGTTCCGCGACTCCATCAGATCCATGAGTCTTCCCGCCTTCGCGAAGCCCACACGCAACTTCCGCTGGAGCATCGACGTCGAACCGAACTGCGTGGACACCACCAGCTCCGCCGCCTGGCAGAGCAGATCGAGGTCGTCGCCGATGTCCTCGTCGATCTCCTTCTTCTGCTTGGTGCCGACCACGACGTCCTCGCGGAAGACGGGAGTCATCTGATCCTTGCAGTGCTGGACGACGGCCGCGACTTCGTCCTCGGTGACAAAGGCGCCCTGCATACGGGTGGGCTTGTTGGCACCCATCGGCAGGAAGAGGCCGTCGCCCTTGCCGATCAGCTTCTCTGCGCCGGGCTGGTCGAGGATGACCCGGCTGTCGGCGAGCGACGATGTCGCGAAGGCAAGCCGTGAGGGCACGTTCGCCTTGATCAGACCGGTGACGACATCGACGGACGGCCGCTGGGTCGCCAGCACCAGATGGATGCCGGCGGCGCGCGCCAGCTGGGTGATGCGGACGATGGCGTCCTCGACATCGCGCGGCGCGACCATCATCAGGTCGGCGAGCTCGTCGACGATGACCAGCAGGTACGGATAGGGCGTGAGCTCGCGCTCGCTGCCCTCCGGCGGCTTGACCTTGCCGTTCCTGATGGCCTGGTTGAAGTCGTCGATGTGGCGGTAGCCGAACGCCGCGAGGTCGTCGTAGCGCAGATCCATCTCGCGCACGACCCACTGCAGTGCTTCGGCGGCCCGCTTGGGGTTGGTGATGATCGGTGTGATCAGGTGCGGAATGCCCTCGTACGCGTTGAGCTCGACCCGCTTGGGGTCGACGAGCACCATGCGGACGTCCTCGGGGGTGGCCCGCACCATGACCGAGGTGATCAGACAGTTGATGCAGGAGGACTTGCCCGAGCCGGTCGCGCCCGCCACCAGGACGTGCGGCATCTTGGCGAGGTTGGCCATCTCGTAGCCGCCCTCGACGTTCTTGCCGAGCGCGACCAGCATGGGGTGGTCGTCCTCCGCCGCGTCGGCGAGCCGGAGCACATCGCCGAGCTTGACCATCTCGCGGTCGGAGTTCGGGATCTCAATGCCGACCGCGGACTTGCCGGGGATCGGGGAGATGATCCGTACGTCAGGGCTGGCGACGGCGTACGCGATGTTCTTGGTGAGCGCGGTGATCCGCTCGACCTTGACGGCCGGGCCGAGCTCCACCTCGTACCGCGTGACCGTCGGACCCCGGGTGAAACCGGTGACCGCCGCGTCCACCTTGAACTCCATGAAGACGTTGCTGAGCGAAGCGACGACCGCGTCATTGGCGGCGCTGCGCGTCTTGCCGGGGCCCCCGCGCTCCAGAAGGTCCAGGGACGGCAGGGCGTAGGTGATGTCGCCGGCGAGCTGAAGCTGTTCGGCGCGCGGCGGCAGGGGCTGTGGCTCCTCGGGCGCGGGCTTGGTCAGGTCCGGTACGGATCCCTTCGGCCCGGCCTGCTTCGGCTCGGGCTCCTCGGGCTCGCGGGCGCCCGGCACCGGACTCGCGGCCCGCCGGCGCTCGGCGGTGACGTCCCGCGTGAGGTCGGCGACCAGTGGAGAGGGCGGCATGCCGTTCAGGACGGCACCGTCGAGCGCCGCGGCTGCCGCCGCTGCCACGTCCACCGCGTCCATCGGACGGTCCATGGCGGGCTGTACCGAAGGCCTGCGCGGCCGCCTGCGCCTGGACAGGGCTTCCTGCTCGGCGTGGTCGGGGTCGTAGTCCGCCGCTTCGCTCCGGCGCGCGGAGGAGCGGCGTGCACGCCCGGGCACGGCCTCGCGCCATTGATCCTCGTAGTGCGCGTCGTCGTCGGTGGCCTCGCCGTCCGCCCCCGGCTCGTACGCCGGGTCGACGATGCCCAGCTTGGATCCGAGCAGCCGCAGCCGCTGCGGAATCGCATTGACGGGGGTCGCGGTGACGACGAGCAGACCGAAGATCGTGAGCAGCACGAGCAGCGGTACGGCGAGCACCTCGCCCATGGTGAAGATCAGCGGCTTGGACGCGGCCCAGCCGATCAGCCCACCCGCGTCCCGCATCGCCTCCGTGCCCTCCCCACGGCCGGGCGAGCCGCATGCGACATGAACCTGGCCGAGGACGCCGACGACAAGCGCGGACAGACCGATCACGATCCGGCCGTTCGCCTCGGGCTTCTCGGGATAGAGGATCAGTCGTACGGCGATCGCGGCCAGCAGTATGGGGACGAGCAGATCGAGCCTGCCGAAGGCTCCGGTCACCAGCATCTCGACGAGATCGCCGACCGGACCGCTCAGATTGGACCAGGTACCGGCGGCGATGATCAGCGACAGGGCGAGGAGCAGCAGCGCCAGACCGTCCTTGCGGTGTGCCGGGTCCAGGCCCTTAGCACCCCTCCCTATGCCGCGGAACATCGCGCCCATGGCATGGGCGAGACCGAGCCAGAGGGCGCGCACGAGGCGGTACACGCCCCCTGTGGGGGACGGTGCGGGCTTCGGCGCGGCCTTCTTGGCCGCCGCTTTCTTCGCGGGCGCCTTCTTTGTGGGCGCGGTCTTCTTCGCGGCGGCTTTCTTGGCGGGCGCCGCCTTCTTCGCGGCACCGGTCGTACGGCCGGCGCGCTTCGCGGTGCCCGCCGTGCCCTGGGAACCCTTGCCGGACGTACGTGAGGCCATGATGGTGAGGTTACCGGTGTCGACCGCAGTGGACACGTGTGCCTACTGCTTCACCCGTTCGTGTCGTCGTCCCGGAGCCGGAAACTGACGGTCCCTCAAGCTCCGGGTGCCGGTTCAGTTCTGCGAGGGGAGCGTCGGCGCACCGCCGCCGGTGCCAGGTTCCAGCGCGTCGAGCGCCCGGCGCAAACCCGTGAGTTTGCGTTCGAGATGGGCGGCGGTGGCGACAGCGGCGGCATCGGCCGAGTCGTCGTCGAGCTGTTTGGACAGCGCTTCGGCCTGTTCCTCAACTGCCGCGAGCCGGGCGGAAAGCTCGGCGAGCAGCCCCGCGGGCTCCTTGTTGTTCCCCGCCGGGTGCCCGCCGCCCTCCAGCTGGAGGCGCAGCAGCGCGGCCTGCTCGCGCAGTTGGCAGTTCTTCATGTACAGCTCGACGAAGACCGAGACCTTGGCGCGCAGCACCCATGGGTCGAAGGGTTTGGAGATGTAGTCGACCGCACCCGCGGCGTAACCCCGGAAGGTGTGGTGCGGGCCGTGGTTGATCGCGGTGAGGAAGATGATCGGGATGTCCCGGGTCCGCTCCCGCCGCTTGATATGCGCGGCCGTCTCGAATCCGTCCATGCCGGGCATCTGGACGTCCAGCAGAATGACCGCGAAGTCGTCCGTCAGCAGCGCTTTGAGCGCTTCCTCCCCTGACGATGCCCGCACCAGTGTCTGATCGAGCGCAGAGAGGATCGCCTCCAGCGCGAGCAGATTCTCCGGCCGGTCATCGACCAGGAGGATCTTGGCCTTCTGCACCATGGCCCGTCCTCCTCGCCCCGGAAGTGCACCGGGCGCCGCCCCAGGGGACGACTCCCTTGCGTCGCCCGTCCTTGTGCCGGTCATGGTAGCCGCACCCCGCCTGTCGACACACCCTGTCACCGCGATGTCACTGTGCACGTAGCAGAAACGTAGCGGGAGACCAGAAGGTTCCCCGAATACCGTCGTCTCACACGCCTTCGGCCACAGTCAGTCAGCAAGTCGCGGCGATCCGGGCAGGCATCGCTCACTACCCGCGCATCCATTGCTCCATCACCGAGAGCAAATGGTCCGGATCGACCGGCTTGGTGACATAGTCGGAAGCGCCGGACTCGATGGCCTTCTCGCGGTCCCCCTTCATGGCCTTCGCGGTCAGCGCGATGATCGGCAGGCCGGCGAACTGAGGCATCCTGCGGATCGCCGTCGTCGTCGCGTACCCGTCCATTTCCGGCATCATGATGTCCATCAGTACGACCGTCACATCGTCGTGCTGCTCCAGGACTTCGATGCCTTCCCGGCCGTTCTCCGCATACAGCACCGACAGACCGTGCTGCTCCAGCACACTGGTGAGGGCAAAGACATTGCGGATGTCGTCGTCGACGATGAGCACCTTCTCGCTGTCGAACGCGAACGTGCGCCGCGCCTCCTGCGCCTCCTGGCTTCCGTTCGCCGCGACCCACTGCTCCGAGCCGGGCGCCGCGCCCTGGCGCCCGGGCAGCGCGTGCCGCTGCTCCGTGGAACCGAGCGCCTTGCGCCGGCGCCGGAACAGGGCCGCCGGGCCCGCGTGTGCGTCCATGGGCCCCGACGGCTCATAGTGCCCCTGCGGGATGAAGTCCTCCCCGTCGTCGTCCGCGGAGCCGCGCTGCGGATCGGCGGCACCGGGGGCGAGCTGCGGGTAGCCCTGCGGCGGCAGTTCGCTCGGGTGAAGAGGCAGATAGAGAGTGAAGGTCGAACCGCGGCCCGGTTCGCTCGCCGCGTGGATCTCCCCGCCGAGCAGCCGCGCGATCTCCCGGCTGATCGACAGACCCAGGCCCGTGCCGCCGTACTTGCGGCTGGTCGTGCCGTCCGCCTGCTTGAAGGCCTCGAAGATCACCCGCATCTTGCCGGCCGCGATCCCGATCCCTGTGTCCGTGACGGAGAAGGCGATCAGATCGCCGTCCGCGTCCCGCAGCGAGCCCGCCTCAAGCAACTGCTCACGGATCGACTGCGGCACATCGGCGCTCGCCGGCCGGATCACCAGCTCCACCGCGCCGCTGTCGGTGAACTTCACCGCGTTGGACAGGAGGTTGCGCAGCACCTGCAGCAGCCGCTGCTCGTCGGTGTGCAGCGTCGCGGGCAGCTCCGGCGACACCCGTACGGAGAAATCGAGCCCCTTCTCCGCGGTCAGCGGCCGGAACGTCGCCTCCACATAGTCGACGAGCTGCACCAGAGCGATACGGGTCGGGCTGACGTCCATCTTGCCCGCCTCGACCTTCGACAGATCGAGGATGTCGTTGATCAGCTGCAGCAGATCCGAGCCCGCGCCATGGATCGTCTCGGCGAACTCCACCTGCTTGGGCGAGAGGTTGCCCTCCGCGTTGTCCGCCAGCAACTTGGCCAGAATCAGCAGAGAGTTGAGCGGCGTACGCAGCTCGTGCGACATGTTCGCCAGGAACTCCGACTTGTAGCGCATCGAGACCGCGAGCTGCTCGGCCCGCTCCTCAAGAACCTGCCGCGCCTCTTCGATCTCGGTGTTCTTCACCTCGATGTCGCGGTTCTGCTGCGCCAGCAGCTCGGCCTTCTCCTCCAGCTCGGCGTTGGAGGCCTGCAGCGCCTTCTGCCGGTTCTCCAGCTCCGCCGAGCGCTCACGCAGCTGCTCGGTCAGCTCCTGCGACTGCTTCAGCAGCACCTCGGTCTTCGTATTGACGCTGATGGTGTTGACACTCGTCGCGATCATCTCGGCGATCTGATTGAGGAAGTCCCGTTGGATCTGGGTGAAGGGCTGGAACGACGCCAGCTCGATCACCCCGAGGACCTTCCCCTCGAACAGCACTGGCAGCACGATCACATACGCCGGTGAGGCCTCCCCGAGCCCCGAGGAGATCTTCAGATAGCCCGGCGGCACATTGACCTGGATGGTCCGCTTCTCCTCCGCCGCGGTGCCGATCAGGGTCTCGCCGGGACGGAACGACGTCGGCATCAGGCCGGCGGAGTAGCCGTAACTGCCGCGCATGCACAGCTCGTACGACAGCTCCCCGCCCCCAGGAACATCCGTTCCGCCGCTCGTCGGCATCGCCAGGAAGAACGCGCCGTGCTGCGCCGAGACGACCGGCGTGAGCTCGCTCATGATCAGCGAGGCCACGTCGTCGAGGTCGCGGCGGCCCTGCATCAGACCGGAGATACGGGCCAGGTTGCCCTTGAGCCAGTCCTGCTCCTCGTTGGCGAGGGTGGTGTCGCGCAGGTTCGCGATCATCGTGTTGATGTTGTCCTGCAGGACCTGGATCTCGCCCGCGGCGTCCACGTCGATCTTGAGGTTCAGATCGCCGCGGGTCACCGCGGTCGCCACGGCCGCGATCGCGCGGACCTGGCGAGTGAGGTTCCCGGCCATCTCGTTCACCGACTCGGTGAGGTCGCGCCAGGTGCCGTCGACGTCCCGGACCCGGGCCTGACCGCCCAACTGCCCGTCCGTGCCCACCTCGCGGGCCACGCGGGTGACCTCCCCCGCGAACGAGGACAGCTGGTCGACCATCGTGTTGATGGTGGTCTTCAGCTCCAGGATCTCGCCCCGGGCATCGATGTCGATCTTCCGGGTGAGGTCGCCCTTGGCGATGGCGGTGGTGACCGTGGCGATCTGGCGCACCTGCCCCGTCAGATTGGACGCCATCGAGTTCACGGACTCGGTGAGGTCCTTCCACGTACCGGAGACGCCCGGAACATGAGCCTGGCCGCCCAGTTCGCCCTCGGTGCCCACCTCGCGAGCCACGCGGGTGACCTCGTCGGCGAACGACGACAGCGTCGTCACCATCGTGTTGACGGTCTCGGCCAGCTCGGCGACCTCGCCGCGCGCCTCGACCGTCACCTTCTTCGTCAGATCACCGTTGGCGACCGCCGCGGAGACCCGGGCGATGTTGCGCACCTGATTGGTCAGATTGTTGGCCATCAGGTTGACGTTGTCGCTGAGGTCCTTCCAGATGCCGGTGACGCCGCGCACCCGGGCCTGACCGCCCAGCACACCTTCCGTACCCACCTCACGGGCGACCCTGGTCACCTCGTCGGCGAAGTCGGACAGCTGGTCGACCATTGTGTTGACCGTCGTCACCAGTTCGAGGATCTCGCCCTTGGCATCGACGGTGATCTTCTTGGAGAGGTCGCCCTTGGCGACCGCCGTGGTCACCTCGGCAATGTTGCGCACCTGCGACGTCAGGTTGTTCGCCATGAAGTTGACGGACTGGGTGAGGTCCTTCCAGGTGCCGGAGACACCCTGCACCTCGGCCTGGCCGCCCAGTTCGCCCTCGGTGCCCACCTCGCGGGCCACCCGGGTCACCTGCTCGGCGAAGTTGGAGAGCTGGTCCACCATGGTGTTGAGGGTGTTCTTCAGCTCCAGGATCTCGCCGCGCGCGTCCACGTCGATCTTCTGCGACAGGTCACCGCGGGCCACCGCGGTGGCGACCTGCGCGATGTTACGGACCTGACCGGTGAGGTTCTCGGCCATGCCGTTCACCGAGTCGGTCAGATCACGCCACACTCCGGCGACGCCCGGCACCTGCGCCTGGCCGCCGAGGCGACCGTCCGTGCCCACCTCGCGGGCGACCCGGGTCACCTGCTCGGCGAAGGCCGAGAGCTGGTCGACCATCGTGTTGATGGTGTTCTTCAGCTCCAGGATCTCGCCCCGGGCGTCCACGTCGATCTTCTGCGACAGGTCACCGCGGGCCACCGCCGTCGTCACCTGAGCGATCTGGC
This window of the Streptomyces sp. SLBN-118 genome carries:
- a CDS encoding two-component system response regulator: MVQKAKILLVDDRPENLLALEAILSALDQTLVRASSGEEALKALLTDDFAVILLDVQMPGMDGFETAAHIKRRERTRDIPIIFLTAINHGPHHTFRGYAAGAVDYISKPFDPWVLRAKVSVFVELYMKNCQLREQAALLRLQLEGGGHPAGNNKEPAGLLAELSARLAAVEEQAEALSKQLDDDSADAAAVATAAHLERKLTGLRRALDALEPGTGGGAPTLPSQN
- a CDS encoding HAMP domain-containing protein, whose translation is MESGVAARANNTRAKGGRSRNNGTTEVDSAALNRLLAALVSMRDGNFRRRLTVSSDGVMAEIAAVFNEVADRNLHLTGELARVRRMVGREGKLTERLETGACEGSWAAAIDASNALVDDLARPVSEVGRVLSAVAEGDLEQRMELRSHAPDGTDGSVRPLRGEFLKVARTVNNLVDQLSAFTDEVTRVALEVGTEGKLGGQAQVRGMSGSWKDLTDSVNTMAYRLTAQVRDIALVTTAVAKGDLSRKVTVHVAGEMLQLKNTVNTMVDQLSSFSSEVTRVAREVGTEGELGGQATVPGVAGVWKDLTDSVNTMAGNLTSQVRGIAEVTTAVANGDLSQKVTVSARGEVAQLAETINQMTETLRTFADEVTRVASEVGAEGLLGGQAQVPGAAGTWKDLTDSVNTVFRNLTTQVRDIAQVTTAVANGDLSQKVTVDVAGEMLELKNTVNTMVDQLSAFGSEVTRVAREVGVEGRLGGQAEVPGAAGTWKDLTDSVNTAFRNLTGQVRDIAQVTTAVANGDLSQKVTVDVAGEMLELKNTVNTMVAQLSSFADQVTRMARDVGTEGRLGGQARVDGVSGTWKELTDSVNFMAGNLTSQVRQIAQVTTAVARGDLSQKIDVDARGEILELKNTINTMVDQLSAFAEQVTRVAREVGTDGRLGGQAQVPGVAGVWRDLTDSVNGMAENLTGQVRNIAQVATAVARGDLSQKIDVDARGEILELKNTLNTMVDQLSNFAEQVTRVAREVGTEGELGGQAEVQGVSGTWKDLTQSVNFMANNLTSQVRNIAEVTTAVAKGDLSKKITVDAKGEILELVTTVNTMVDQLSDFADEVTRVAREVGTEGVLGGQARVRGVTGIWKDLSDNVNLMANNLTNQVRNIARVSAAVANGDLTKKVTVEARGEVAELAETVNTMVTTLSSFADEVTRVAREVGTEGELGGQAHVPGVSGTWKDLTESVNSMASNLTGQVRQIATVTTAIAKGDLTRKIDIDARGEILELKTTINTMVDQLSSFAGEVTRVAREVGTDGQLGGQARVRDVDGTWRDLTESVNEMAGNLTRQVRAIAAVATAVTRGDLNLKIDVDAAGEIQVLQDNINTMIANLRDTTLANEEQDWLKGNLARISGLMQGRRDLDDVASLIMSELTPVVSAQHGAFFLAMPTSGGTDVPGGGELSYELCMRGSYGYSAGLMPTSFRPGETLIGTAAEEKRTIQVNVPPGYLKISSGLGEASPAYVIVLPVLFEGKVLGVIELASFQPFTQIQRDFLNQIAEMIATSVNTISVNTKTEVLLKQSQELTEQLRERSAELENRQKALQASNAELEEKAELLAQQNRDIEVKNTEIEEARQVLEERAEQLAVSMRYKSEFLANMSHELRTPLNSLLILAKLLADNAEGNLSPKQVEFAETIHGAGSDLLQLINDILDLSKVEAGKMDVSPTRIALVQLVDYVEATFRPLTAEKGLDFSVRVSPELPATLHTDEQRLLQVLRNLLSNAVKFTDSGAVELVIRPASADVPQSIREQLLEAGSLRDADGDLIAFSVTDTGIGIAAGKMRVIFEAFKQADGTTSRKYGGTGLGLSISREIARLLGGEIHAASEPGRGSTFTLYLPLHPSELPPQGYPQLAPGAADPQRGSADDDGEDFIPQGHYEPSGPMDAHAGPAALFRRRRKALGSTEQRHALPGRQGAAPGSEQWVAANGSQEAQEARRTFAFDSEKVLIVDDDIRNVFALTSVLEQHGLSVLYAENGREGIEVLEQHDDVTVVLMDIMMPEMDGYATTTAIRRMPQFAGLPIIALTAKAMKGDREKAIESGASDYVTKPVDPDHLLSVMEQWMRG
- the pgsA gene encoding CDP-diacylglycerol--glycerol-3-phosphate 3-phosphatidyltransferase, whose translation is MTGVPASAGGGTKRPAPGGKLGAAAVNQASLWNIANILTMVRLVLVPAFVVLLLQDGGYDPAWRAWAWAAFAVAMITDIFDGHLARTYNLVTDFGKIADPIADKAIMAAGLICLSALGDLPWWVTGVILFRELGVTLMRFWVIRHGVIPASRGGKMKTLAQGTAVGMYVLALTGALATLRFWVMAVAVVLTVLTGLDYVRQAIVLRRRGLAAERAAALEAR
- a CDS encoding DNA translocase FtsK, whose translation is MASRTSGKGSQGTAGTAKRAGRTTGAAKKAAPAKKAAAKKTAPTKKAPAKKAAAKKAAPKPAPSPTGGVYRLVRALWLGLAHAMGAMFRGIGRGAKGLDPAHRKDGLALLLLALSLIIAAGTWSNLSGPVGDLVEMLVTGAFGRLDLLVPILLAAIAVRLILYPEKPEANGRIVIGLSALVVGVLGQVHVACGSPGRGEGTEAMRDAGGLIGWAASKPLIFTMGEVLAVPLLVLLTIFGLLVVTATPVNAIPQRLRLLGSKLGIVDPAYEPGADGEATDDDAHYEDQWREAVPGRARRSSARRSEAADYDPDHAEQEALSRRRRPRRPSVQPAMDRPMDAVDVAAAAAAALDGAVLNGMPPSPLVADLTRDVTAERRRAASPVPGAREPEEPEPKQAGPKGSVPDLTKPAPEEPQPLPPRAEQLQLAGDITYALPSLDLLERGGPGKTRSAANDAVVASLSNVFMEFKVDAAVTGFTRGPTVTRYEVELGPAVKVERITALTKNIAYAVASPDVRIISPIPGKSAVGIEIPNSDREMVKLGDVLRLADAAEDDHPMLVALGKNVEGGYEMANLAKMPHVLVAGATGSGKSSCINCLITSVMVRATPEDVRMVLVDPKRVELNAYEGIPHLITPIITNPKRAAEALQWVVREMDLRYDDLAAFGYRHIDDFNQAIRNGKVKPPEGSERELTPYPYLLVIVDELADLMMVAPRDVEDAIVRITQLARAAGIHLVLATQRPSVDVVTGLIKANVPSRLAFATSSLADSRVILDQPGAEKLIGKGDGLFLPMGANKPTRMQGAFVTEDEVAAVVQHCKDQMTPVFREDVVVGTKQKKEIDEDIGDDLDLLCQAAELVVSTQFGSTSMLQRKLRVGFAKAGRLMDLMESRNIVGPSEGSKARDVLVKPDELDGVLAVIRGESES
- the rimO gene encoding 30S ribosomal protein S12 methylthiotransferase RimO; translation: MPERRTVALVTLGCARNEVDSEELAGRLAADGWELVEEASDADVAVVNTCGFVEAAKKDSVDALLEANDLKDHGRTQAVVAVGCMAERYGKELAEALPEADGVLGFDDYADISDRLQTILNGGIHASHTPRDRRKLLPLSPVERQEAGTDVALPGHGAPADLPAGVAPASGPRAPLRRRLDTSPVASVKLASGCDRRCSFCAIPSFRGSFISRRPSDVLGETRWLAEQGVKEVMLVSENNTSYGKDLGDIRLLETLLPELAEVDGIERVRVSYLQPAEMRPGLIDVLTSTPKIAPYFDLSFQHSAPDVLRAMRRFGDTERFLELLETIRGKAPQAGVRSNFIVGFPGESEADFAELERFLTEARLDAIGVFGYSDEDGTEAVSYDNKLDADVIAERLDHLSRLAEELTAQRAEERLGETLEVLVESVDGEDGAVGRALHQAPETDGQVVFTTSEGLVPGRIVMAKAVDTEGVDLVAERLPEEAGR
- a CDS encoding helix-turn-helix domain-containing protein → MSIGNSPEDDRPSVEPVAEDDQPSIGCALQQARNAAGLTIDEVSSSTRVRVPIVQAIEQDDFSRCGGDVYARGHIRTIARAVGLDPEPLVAQYDADHGGRPAPTPAAPLFEAERIRPERGRPNWTAAMVAAIVAVIGFVGFTLVNGGDDGDKGNHVAEGPAPEQKPTPTKPATNKPVDPTPSDSAIAAVPKDKVTVKLSVLDDKSWISAKSHNGKLLFDGTLLKGESKTFQDDERVDLILGNAGAIELYVNGKKVEDEFETGQVERLSYTKGDPEVG